A window of the Ostrea edulis chromosome 1, xbOstEdul1.1, whole genome shotgun sequence genome harbors these coding sequences:
- the LOC125672605 gene encoding cytochrome c oxidase subunit 6A2, mitochondrial-like — MAQVLRRTSGVGKPLVRRFATEVDPNLKKSEVFLPKVAGRDPHNEIGKWNSISFFLGIPVCILTRIYEQMDESHGKRNPFVPYSHLRIRKKAFPWEGGAERSLFHCPITNPGSQGYMDLSPDEEISWGKYMHGEH; from the exons ATGGCGCAGGTTCTGAGAAGGACTAGTGGTGTTGGCAAGCCACTTGTGAGACGTTTCGCTACTGAAGTGGACCCAAATCTGAAGAAATCAGAGGTGTTTCTTCCTAAGGTAGCCGGAAGAGATCCACACAATG AGATTGGAAAATGGAATAGCATCTCCTTCTTTTTGGGTATTCCTGTCTGTATTTTGACACGTATCTATGAGCAGATGGATGAATCACATGGAAAAAGAAATCCATTTGTTCCATATTCCCATCTTCGCATCAGGAAGAAG GCTTTCCCCTGGGAAGGTGGTGCAGAAAGGAGTCTGTTCCACTGTCCCATAACAAACCCTGGCTCCCAGGGATATATGGACCTGTCCCCTGATGAGGAGATTTCCTGGGGAAAGTACATGCATGGTGAACACTAA